In Dehalobacter sp., the following proteins share a genomic window:
- a CDS encoding spore germination protein, with protein sequence MLLYIIIMISALLFVPGLTAEKAKQSAWIAIALASLPGFLCLWIVWKLGKRFPKNTLPEYTEIILGKALGKVVGGAYILFFLMVNILSVCEFSKFLTVCFMPQTPSIAFNAILVLIGAYAASKGIEVIARAAQFIFPLFVISLLLPLISVLPAVKVGKLLPFLEGGILPVIWGSVPSIIVYGEIIVLAVLLPMVNKPEEVKHKGAFALLAAAIFLSAGMMFTLMIFGPNLSGELLFPFWFLSKYIEFSSYLQRVEGIIALLWMVGMIIKIAVLYYLVCFATAKTLDLKSYKPVVYPMALVYIPAATFLFRNMTEFRQFLELYWPYLGFIFELVLPLILLFVAVIRKKQRSVSR encoded by the coding sequence ATGCTGCTATACATCATCATCATGATTTCCGCGCTCTTGTTTGTGCCCGGGTTAACGGCTGAAAAAGCGAAACAATCCGCCTGGATCGCGATCGCTTTAGCCTCACTTCCCGGTTTCCTTTGCCTATGGATCGTATGGAAATTGGGTAAAAGGTTTCCAAAGAATACTTTGCCTGAATATACTGAAATCATCCTGGGCAAAGCCTTAGGCAAGGTTGTAGGCGGAGCCTATATATTATTTTTTCTTATGGTTAACATTCTATCCGTATGTGAGTTTTCCAAATTCCTGACGGTTTGCTTTATGCCGCAGACTCCGTCCATAGCTTTTAATGCCATTCTTGTCTTAATCGGGGCCTATGCGGCATCGAAAGGGATTGAAGTCATTGCCCGCGCAGCTCAATTCATCTTTCCTCTATTCGTGATTTCGTTACTTCTTCCATTGATATCCGTATTGCCCGCGGTGAAAGTAGGAAAGCTACTGCCATTCCTGGAGGGCGGGATCCTACCTGTGATTTGGGGATCTGTCCCCTCCATCATCGTGTATGGTGAGATCATTGTATTAGCTGTCCTGCTTCCCATGGTCAACAAGCCCGAGGAAGTAAAGCACAAAGGAGCTTTTGCCTTATTAGCAGCGGCAATTTTTCTCTCGGCAGGTATGATGTTCACCTTGATGATATTTGGGCCGAACCTTTCTGGGGAGTTGTTATTTCCTTTTTGGTTCCTCAGCAAATATATTGAATTTAGCAGCTACCTGCAGCGTGTAGAGGGCATCATTGCACTCCTTTGGATGGTTGGAATGATTATCAAAATTGCAGTTCTATATTATTTGGTATGTTTTGCAACAGCCAAAACCCTGGATCTGAAAAGTTATAAACCAGTTGTTTATCCAATGGCGCTTGTCTACATCCCAGCGGCAACTTTTCTGTTTCGTAATATGACAGAATTCCGACAATTCCTTGAATTGTACTGGCCGTATTTAGGATTCATTTTCGAACTGGTGTTGCCTTTGATTCTTCTGTTCGTAGCTGTAATCAGAAAAAAGCAAAGGAGCGTTAGCCGGTGA